One genomic window of Paenibacillus xylanilyticus includes the following:
- a CDS encoding ABC transporter permease: MLKELNKNKIMFLMLLPTLIFFLINSYFPMVGIYYAFTRYDFEGGLFGSPFVGLENFKFLWQSGMLLKLTTNTVGYNLAFIVLGNGLAIFCAIMLSEVRGKLFKKITQSVMFLPYFISFVLLSVIAYNMFNYESGFVNTVLKRFEAGPIDIYNTPWIWVFLIIIFYLWKNLGYSMVIYLAAITGISDEYYEAARIDGANIFQRIWYITVPMLKPTFVILLLFSLGSIMKGQFDLFYQLIGNNGVLYNATDIIDTYVYRSLKVTFDIGMATAAGLYQSLFGFILIMTVNYIIRKVNEDYALF, encoded by the coding sequence ATGCTCAAAGAACTGAACAAAAACAAAATCATGTTTCTGATGCTGCTGCCTACACTGATCTTTTTTCTCATTAACTCGTATTTTCCGATGGTGGGTATCTATTATGCGTTTACCCGGTACGACTTTGAAGGCGGATTATTCGGCAGTCCCTTCGTAGGGCTGGAAAACTTCAAGTTTCTCTGGCAGTCCGGCATGCTGCTGAAGCTTACGACCAACACGGTCGGTTATAACCTGGCTTTCATTGTACTGGGGAACGGACTCGCCATTTTCTGTGCCATTATGTTAAGTGAAGTCCGTGGCAAGCTCTTTAAGAAAATTACGCAATCCGTGATGTTCTTACCCTATTTCATCTCCTTTGTACTACTCAGTGTAATCGCTTACAACATGTTCAACTACGAATCCGGTTTTGTAAACACGGTGCTCAAACGCTTTGAAGCAGGCCCGATTGATATTTATAACACACCCTGGATATGGGTGTTCCTGATCATTATCTTTTATCTATGGAAGAATCTTGGCTACAGTATGGTGATCTATCTGGCGGCTATTACCGGGATCAGTGACGAGTATTATGAGGCTGCCCGAATTGATGGAGCGAATATTTTTCAGCGTATCTGGTATATTACCGTTCCGATGCTGAAACCGACCTTTGTCATTCTGCTTCTGTTCTCTCTGGGGAGCATTATGAAGGGACAATTTGATCTTTTTTATCAGCTTATTGGCAATAACGGTGTGCTGTATAACGCCACAGACATCATTGATACGTACGTGTATCGCTCCCTGAAAGTGACCTTTGATATCGGAATGGCTACCGCAGCAGGCCTGTACCAGTCTCTATTCGGCTTCATTTTGATCATGACCGTGAACTATATCATTCGAAAAGTAAATGAGGATTACGCCTTGTTCTAA
- a CDS encoding carbohydrate ABC transporter permease: MHTTRARDSEFTLLFKIIAYGVILILSIMCLLPFLLILSGSFSSNESIVRDGYHLFPTDFSLEGYQMVFKFPTQVLKAYGVTVFTTVVGTALGLFLITMAGFVLQRKDFKYRNTFSFFIYFTTLFGGGLVPWYIMLANYFNLTDTYTVLIFPGLMTPFLIILMKNFIRSAVPDELVESAKMDGANDFRIYFSIVLKLAMPGIATVGLFLALGYWNDWFTSSLFINNPDMYQLQFYLYNTMNTITFIDQMAIGTGITLSLDVPTESTKMAMAIVVTGPILFLYPFVQRYFVKGLTIGAVKG; encoded by the coding sequence ATGCATACTACCCGTGCCAGAGATTCGGAATTTACCTTGCTGTTTAAGATCATCGCTTATGGCGTCATTCTGATTTTGTCCATCATGTGCCTGCTGCCTTTTCTTCTAATCCTATCCGGCTCGTTCAGCAGCAATGAATCGATTGTAAGAGATGGATATCATCTCTTTCCAACAGACTTTTCCCTGGAAGGCTATCAAATGGTGTTCAAGTTCCCTACTCAAGTGCTGAAAGCATACGGAGTGACTGTCTTTACAACCGTTGTGGGGACCGCGCTCGGACTGTTTCTCATTACGATGGCGGGCTTCGTACTGCAGCGCAAAGATTTTAAATACCGCAATACCTTCTCTTTCTTCATCTACTTCACCACGCTCTTTGGCGGTGGGTTGGTGCCTTGGTACATTATGCTGGCAAATTACTTCAATCTGACGGATACGTATACCGTATTGATTTTCCCTGGATTGATGACGCCATTTCTCATCATTTTGATGAAAAACTTTATCCGTTCCGCCGTTCCGGATGAGCTGGTTGAATCCGCCAAAATGGATGGCGCGAATGATTTCCGCATTTACTTCAGCATTGTATTGAAACTGGCGATGCCTGGGATCGCAACCGTAGGTTTATTTTTAGCTCTGGGGTACTGGAATGACTGGTTTACTTCGTCCCTGTTCATTAACAACCCGGATATGTACCAGCTGCAGTTTTACCTGTATAACACGATGAATACGATTACTTTCATTGATCAGATGGCCATCGGCACAGGAATTACACTCAGCCTGGATGTACCTACGGAATCAACCAAGATGGCTATGGCGATTGTGGTGACGGGTCCGATATTGTTCCTCTATCCGTTTGTACAGCGCTATTTTGTCAAAGGTCTTACGATTGGTGCGGTAAAAGGTTAG
- a CDS encoding ABC transporter substrate-binding protein yields the protein MHMRNKIIRHLSLVLALMMFAGVLAACNNGSGGSVQGGKEGTSPTDKGEKVTLQFYMLGDAPKDLPVIESEINKLAEADLNVNVKFNYTSWTDWDQKYKLLLSSGQPIDLIFTADWTFYQSYAKKGAFLPLDELLPKAAPTLQSHVPDDMWNAVKINEKIYTVPSTWIEYVTEGIAYREDLREKYNLPKPESLETLEAYLEGIKANEPSMIPIADNNSNHTHGIRQLTSKLVNTAGQLPYGLDIMYDSPSTITSYWGSAQHLEDLKTYKRWMDKGFFPKNVLNVKDTSNSLLQNGKAAVVLSGENPNKFNADVIKVQSTHPDWKLGYFAYPNAKGFAQPVHPIHNGFAIPRSSKNPEKALAFYEKLVTDKRYNWLTEYGVEGKNFEVQDGYYKMVGDAQTNGFPREGMNGWAWRNPDFMLYDKTFDDVLAMFEELDKIKKPDIFTGFAEDWTPFQAEKAALEQVEKQYLYPLNVGLVADVEAGLNTFMEKAKQAGLEKIQAEYTKQWQEYLKSAGIQ from the coding sequence ATGCATATGCGCAACAAAATAATTCGGCACCTGTCTCTGGTGCTGGCCCTGATGATGTTTGCCGGGGTATTAGCCGCGTGTAATAACGGATCTGGGGGATCAGTACAAGGGGGCAAGGAGGGCACTTCACCAACAGACAAAGGCGAGAAGGTCACCCTTCAGTTTTATATGCTTGGGGACGCGCCCAAAGACTTGCCTGTCATTGAGTCCGAGATTAACAAACTCGCTGAGGCTGATCTGAACGTCAACGTAAAATTCAACTACACTTCCTGGACGGATTGGGATCAAAAATATAAACTGCTTCTGTCTTCTGGCCAGCCGATTGACCTAATTTTCACTGCGGACTGGACATTCTATCAATCGTATGCCAAAAAAGGAGCATTCCTGCCGCTCGACGAGCTGCTGCCGAAGGCTGCACCAACATTGCAATCCCACGTACCCGATGACATGTGGAACGCTGTTAAAATCAATGAAAAAATCTATACCGTACCTTCGACCTGGATCGAATATGTGACAGAAGGAATTGCTTACCGTGAGGACCTGCGTGAAAAGTATAATTTGCCCAAACCAGAATCTCTGGAGACGCTTGAAGCTTATCTTGAAGGAATCAAAGCCAATGAACCGAGCATGATTCCGATCGCGGACAACAATTCCAATCACACTCACGGCATCCGTCAGTTGACCTCCAAATTGGTGAATACGGCTGGTCAGCTCCCTTACGGACTTGATATTATGTACGATTCACCGTCAACCATCACATCCTATTGGGGATCAGCCCAGCATCTGGAGGATCTGAAAACGTACAAACGCTGGATGGATAAAGGGTTTTTTCCGAAAAACGTGCTGAACGTAAAGGACACATCGAATTCACTGCTGCAAAATGGCAAGGCGGCTGTTGTTCTATCGGGCGAGAACCCGAACAAGTTTAATGCGGATGTGATCAAAGTCCAATCTACGCATCCTGATTGGAAGCTGGGATACTTTGCTTATCCAAATGCCAAAGGTTTTGCACAGCCGGTTCATCCGATTCACAATGGATTCGCCATACCGCGAAGCAGCAAAAATCCGGAAAAGGCACTCGCTTTTTATGAGAAGCTGGTAACAGACAAACGTTACAACTGGCTTACGGAATACGGTGTAGAAGGCAAGAACTTTGAAGTGCAGGATGGGTACTACAAAATGGTGGGCGATGCTCAAACCAATGGCTTCCCGCGCGAGGGCATGAATGGCTGGGCTTGGCGGAATCCGGACTTCATGCTCTATGATAAAACGTTCGACGACGTACTCGCCATGTTCGAGGAGCTCGATAAAATTAAGAAGCCGGATATCTTTACCGGATTTGCGGAGGATTGGACACCGTTTCAGGCGGAGAAGGCTGCGCTTGAGCAAGTGGAGAAACAGTATCTGTATCCACTGAACGTTGGTTTGGTTGCAGACGTTGAAGCAGGCCTGAACACATTTATGGAAAAAGCTAAGCAGGCGGGGCTAGAGAAAATACAAGCAGAGTATACCAAACAATGGCAGGAATATTTGAAATCGGCGGGCATTCAGTAG
- a CDS encoding MGDG synthase family glycosyltransferase, translating into MEKKRVLLLSEGFGAGHTQAAYALSSSLRKLSPEVQTKVLELGSFLNPRVAPLIITAYKKTVTNQPKLVGYVYRHQYKKSLNRLTTLALHKLFYTHTRSVVRQLRPNAIVCTHPIPSAVISRLKRLGVQVPLCTVITDYDAHGTWISPEVDLYLVSTEEVKSKLMLRGVSADKIRVTGIPVHPNFWEHPGRDEIRAKFNLRDMPTVLVMGGGWGMLSDEVVNKLLTRWHNNIQIIFCLGRNDKIRISMEQNPEYRKENIHIIGYTKEVDKLMEVSDLLITKPGGMTCTEGLAKGIPMLFHNPIPGQEEENVQYFTARGLGEPITSLDVVVKWMNKLLHKYPDIVRKRKRHLEQIAKYRPMESAQSIIDLLDLRPFQADQARL; encoded by the coding sequence GTGGAGAAAAAACGAGTTTTACTACTTTCCGAAGGCTTTGGAGCCGGTCATACACAAGCCGCTTATGCACTGTCCAGCAGTTTGAGAAAGCTCTCTCCGGAAGTACAGACCAAAGTGCTCGAACTGGGTAGTTTCCTTAACCCCAGGGTCGCACCACTTATTATTACGGCATACAAAAAAACGGTAACCAACCAGCCCAAACTTGTCGGATATGTATACAGGCATCAATATAAAAAGTCTTTAAACCGATTGACTACACTCGCATTGCACAAGCTGTTTTACACACATACACGTAGTGTCGTACGACAGCTTCGTCCAAATGCCATTGTATGTACGCATCCCATTCCAAGTGCCGTCATATCAAGATTAAAGCGCCTCGGTGTGCAAGTGCCACTCTGCACGGTCATTACCGATTACGATGCGCATGGCACGTGGATCAGTCCCGAGGTGGACTTGTATCTGGTATCTACTGAAGAGGTCAAGTCCAAATTGATGCTGCGCGGAGTTTCCGCGGACAAGATACGGGTTACCGGCATTCCGGTACACCCCAACTTTTGGGAGCATCCCGGCCGGGATGAGATTCGTGCCAAGTTTAATCTGAGAGATATGCCCACCGTTCTTGTTATGGGCGGCGGCTGGGGAATGCTCAGCGATGAAGTGGTCAATAAGCTTCTGACTCGCTGGCATAATAACATTCAGATCATCTTCTGTCTCGGACGCAATGACAAAATCCGGATCAGCATGGAACAGAACCCGGAGTATAGGAAAGAAAATATTCACATTATCGGATACACCAAAGAAGTGGATAAGCTTATGGAAGTATCCGATCTGCTAATAACCAAGCCTGGTGGAATGACATGCACCGAAGGACTCGCCAAAGGTATACCGATGTTATTCCATAATCCCATTCCGGGTCAGGAAGAAGAGAACGTTCAATATTTTACCGCCAGAGGACTGGGCGAACCGATCACTTCGCTTGATGTCGTGGTTAAATGGATGAATAAATTGTTACATAAATATCCCGACATCGTCCGTAAACGCAAACGCCATTTGGAACAGATTGCCAAATATCGTCCGATGGAAAGTGCACAAAGCATCATTGATCTTCTGGACCTGCGGCCGTTCCAGGCTGATCAGGCCAGATTATGA
- a CDS encoding phosphatase PAP2 family protein — MSRLFVKFQAYDRNVFMWINGRLHNRFMNFWLYYLTHLGGATFSIAVSLLIWLLAPAPWNTTGLQACIALAVSHIPVAIAKRLYPRIRPYLAMPETITFRNPLTDHSFPSGHTTAVFSVTVPFMTMEPILLATLLPVALIVGFSRIYLGLHYPSDVLAGATIGTLVALATVALWS, encoded by the coding sequence ATGAGCCGTTTATTCGTTAAGTTTCAAGCGTACGATCGCAATGTGTTTATGTGGATTAATGGTCGACTTCATAATCGATTTATGAATTTTTGGCTGTACTATCTCACCCATCTGGGCGGAGCGACATTTTCTATTGCCGTATCCTTATTGATATGGCTGCTTGCTCCAGCCCCTTGGAATACGACAGGCCTACAGGCATGTATCGCTCTGGCTGTGAGCCATATTCCCGTAGCAATCGCCAAACGGTTGTATCCTCGCATCCGGCCATATCTGGCCATGCCGGAGACGATCACCTTCCGCAATCCCCTGACGGACCACTCATTTCCTTCAGGGCATACAACCGCTGTCTTCTCGGTAACCGTTCCGTTTATGACTATGGAACCTATTTTGCTGGCGACGCTGCTGCCGGTTGCACTGATTGTCGGATTCTCTCGAATTTACTTGGGTTTGCACTATCCTTCGGACGTGCTTGCAGGTGCCACAATCGGTACTTTAGTCGCACTTGCGACAGTTGCATTATGGTCCTAA
- a CDS encoding glycosyltransferase family 2 protein — MLDAIFVTMQVILALLAVYQFTFSLFGLYKKKKKKHYPATKSFAVLVAAHNEEQVIGALMENLKQLDYPEDLYDVFVICDNCTDGTAQIVRDHGLNACVRTNADLRGKGYAIEWMLKYLWKLPRQYDAVVMFDADNLVDRNFLLEMNNDLCNGSRVIQGYIDTKNPEDSWITAAYGVSYWYINRLWQLSRHNLNMANFLGGTGMCFETNLLKEIGWGATSLVEDLEFTMRSVQRNVYPVFNYDAKVFDEKPLTFKASARQRLRWMQGHFTVARRYFFPLLWQSIKERSLVKFDLAVYGANVYVVLLTFLMTAVMWVDTAIFSGPHIANIYGYFPLWVGFVAIGLNILTFLLSMALEKVTFAKVYLYLIVFPIYLLSWYPITFYAFFTQNNKQWSHTQHTRVVRLDEVQSKQG, encoded by the coding sequence ATGTTGGACGCTATATTCGTCACGATGCAGGTCATTCTGGCACTGCTAGCCGTGTACCAATTCACGTTTTCGCTGTTCGGTCTGTATAAGAAAAAGAAAAAGAAACATTATCCTGCTACAAAATCTTTCGCTGTACTCGTTGCAGCACACAATGAAGAGCAGGTCATCGGTGCGTTGATGGAGAACCTGAAACAACTCGATTATCCAGAGGATCTGTACGATGTGTTCGTTATCTGTGATAACTGTACGGATGGTACAGCTCAAATCGTCAGAGATCATGGCTTGAACGCATGTGTGCGTACAAACGCCGACCTCAGAGGTAAAGGTTACGCCATTGAGTGGATGCTCAAATATCTGTGGAAATTGCCGCGTCAGTATGACGCCGTTGTTATGTTTGATGCTGATAACCTGGTTGATCGCAATTTCTTGCTTGAGATGAATAACGACTTGTGTAACGGTTCGCGTGTTATTCAAGGTTATATCGATACGAAAAATCCGGAAGATTCTTGGATTACTGCAGCTTACGGGGTATCGTACTGGTACATTAACCGTTTGTGGCAGTTGTCCCGTCATAACCTGAACATGGCCAACTTCCTTGGCGGTACAGGAATGTGCTTTGAAACGAATTTGCTGAAGGAAATCGGTTGGGGTGCGACTAGCCTGGTCGAAGACTTGGAGTTTACGATGCGCAGTGTGCAGCGTAATGTGTATCCTGTGTTTAACTATGATGCAAAAGTATTTGATGAGAAGCCTTTGACATTCAAAGCTTCAGCAAGACAACGTCTACGCTGGATGCAAGGTCACTTTACGGTAGCGCGGAGATATTTCTTCCCACTGTTGTGGCAAAGTATTAAGGAAAGAAGCCTGGTCAAATTCGACCTTGCCGTATATGGTGCCAACGTATACGTTGTATTACTGACATTCCTGATGACTGCTGTTATGTGGGTGGATACAGCCATATTCAGCGGACCGCATATTGCTAACATCTACGGATACTTCCCATTATGGGTAGGCTTCGTAGCCATTGGTTTGAACATTTTGACATTCCTCTTGTCGATGGCACTGGAAAAAGTCACTTTTGCGAAAGTGTATCTGTATCTGATTGTATTCCCGATCTATCTGCTATCCTGGTATCCAATTACGTTCTATGCGTTCTTCACGCAGAACAACAAACAATGGAGCCACACCCAGCATACACGTGTTGTACGTTTGGATGAGGTACAGAGCAAGCAAGGGTAA
- the infC gene encoding translation initiation factor IF-3, protein MINDEIRAKEVRLVGAEGEQIGIKPIREALQMAIDLNLDLVNVAPQAKPPVCRIMDYGKFRYEQQKKEKEARKNQKIVDIKEVWFRSNIEEHDYQTKLRNVVKFLKEGDKVKCSVRYRGREIAHAAIGQRILERVKTEVAELCTIERQPKLEGRSMIMILAPKA, encoded by the coding sequence ATGATTAATGATGAGATTCGGGCGAAGGAAGTGCGCCTTGTCGGAGCTGAAGGAGAACAAATTGGGATCAAGCCCATTCGGGAAGCACTGCAAATGGCGATTGATCTGAACTTGGATCTGGTCAATGTGGCACCACAGGCTAAGCCGCCGGTGTGTCGCATCATGGACTATGGCAAGTTCCGCTATGAGCAACAAAAGAAAGAAAAAGAAGCCCGTAAGAACCAGAAAATTGTTGACATTAAAGAAGTATGGTTCCGTTCCAATATTGAGGAGCACGATTATCAAACGAAGCTTCGTAATGTAGTTAAGTTTTTGAAAGAAGGCGACAAGGTGAAATGTTCCGTTCGTTACCGCGGACGTGAAATTGCGCATGCCGCCATTGGTCAACGGATTTTGGAGCGCGTGAAGACGGAAGTTGCAGAACTCTGCACCATCGAGCGTCAACCGAAATTGGAAGGCCGCAGTATGATCATGATTCTGGCTCCAAAAGCCTGA
- the rpmI gene encoding 50S ribosomal protein L35, whose product MPKMKTHSSLKGRFKITGSGKVLRYKAHKNHLLSHKSKRAKRVLNGNPVMAAGDVRRLKQGLANLKG is encoded by the coding sequence ATGCCTAAAATGAAAACACACAGCAGTTTGAAAGGACGCTTCAAAATTACCGGTTCCGGTAAAGTCCTTCGTTACAAAGCACACAAAAACCACTTGCTTTCCCACAAATCCAAACGTGCTAAGCGCGTACTGAACGGTAACCCAGTAATGGCAGCCGGGGACGTAAGACGTTTGAAACAAGGTTTGGCTAACTTGAAAGGCTAA
- the rplT gene encoding 50S ribosomal protein L20, which translates to MARVKGGFVVRRRHKKVLKLARGYFGSKHRIFKTANEQVMKSLVYAYRDRRNTKRNFRRLWIVRINAAARQNGLSYNKLIHGLKLAGVDMNRKMLADLAVNDINAFNSLATVAKGKINA; encoded by the coding sequence ATGGCAAGAGTAAAAGGCGGTTTTGTAGTACGTCGTCGTCATAAAAAGGTTTTGAAACTGGCAAGAGGTTATTTCGGTTCCAAACACCGCATTTTTAAAACAGCTAACGAGCAAGTAATGAAATCCTTGGTTTACGCATACCGTGACCGTCGCAACACGAAACGTAACTTCCGCAGACTGTGGATCGTTCGTATCAATGCAGCAGCACGTCAAAACGGTTTGTCTTACAACAAACTGATCCATGGATTGAAACTTGCTGGAGTAGACATGAACCGCAAAATGTTGGCTGATCTGGCCGTTAACGACATCAATGCGTTCAACTCTTTGGCTACTGTAGCTAAAGGCAAAATCAACGCTTAA
- a CDS encoding BMP family lipoprotein, which yields MKKMLSLSLVMLLAVSVMLAGCGSKPKEETNAGGTTGGESTEAKSDLQIGMVTDVGGVNDKSFNQSAWEALQATETETGTAVKYLQSKSDEEYIPNLNEFVKGGYDLTWGIGFQLADAIKTVADQNPESKLAIIDSVVDSPNVKSVTFAEEQGSFLVGVVAGLTTKTNKIGFVGGMDSPLIKKFEVGFREGVKAVNPDAELISNYTGAFDKPDLGKAAAATIYNQGADIIFHSSGATGNGVFNEAIARKKQGQDVWVIGVDKDQSLEFGDDVTLTSMIKKVDEAVKKVNQEVIDGTFAGGSENLTLKENGVGIADTSTKNVSADILAKVDEYKEKIISGEIKVPTE from the coding sequence ATGAAAAAGATGCTCAGCTTGTCTTTGGTCATGTTGCTGGCAGTATCGGTAATGCTCGCAGGTTGCGGAAGCAAACCTAAGGAAGAAACAAATGCTGGTGGAACAACAGGTGGCGAATCCACTGAAGCAAAATCCGATTTGCAGATCGGTATGGTTACTGACGTAGGTGGCGTTAACGACAAATCCTTTAACCAATCCGCTTGGGAAGCCCTGCAAGCAACCGAAACTGAAACAGGTACAGCAGTTAAATACCTGCAAAGTAAATCCGATGAAGAGTACATTCCTAACCTGAACGAATTCGTTAAAGGTGGATATGACCTGACTTGGGGTATCGGTTTCCAATTGGCTGACGCAATCAAAACGGTTGCTGACCAAAACCCTGAATCCAAACTGGCGATCATCGACAGTGTTGTAGATTCTCCTAACGTTAAATCCGTTACATTTGCTGAAGAGCAAGGTTCCTTCCTGGTTGGCGTTGTTGCCGGTCTGACTACAAAAACGAACAAAATCGGTTTTGTTGGCGGTATGGACAGCCCACTGATCAAGAAATTTGAAGTTGGTTTCAGAGAAGGCGTTAAAGCAGTTAACCCTGATGCTGAATTGATCTCCAACTATACAGGCGCATTTGACAAACCAGACCTTGGTAAAGCAGCTGCAGCTACAATCTACAACCAAGGCGCGGATATCATTTTCCACTCTTCCGGTGCTACAGGTAACGGTGTGTTCAACGAAGCCATTGCCCGCAAAAAACAAGGACAAGATGTTTGGGTAATCGGTGTGGATAAAGACCAATCTCTGGAGTTCGGTGATGATGTTACACTGACTTCCATGATCAAAAAAGTTGACGAAGCAGTTAAGAAAGTAAACCAAGAAGTTATCGACGGCACATTTGCTGGCGGTTCTGAAAACCTGACTCTGAAAGAGAACGGTGTAGGTATTGCTGATACTTCTACAAAAAATGTATCTGCTGACATCCTTGCTAAAGTTGACGAATACAAAGAAAAAATCATCAGCGGCGAAATCAAAGTACCTACAGAGTAA